The Lytechinus variegatus isolate NC3 chromosome 11, Lvar_3.0, whole genome shotgun sequence genome contains the following window.
cgaaccccggattttccatgtatagccaggcgccttagaccactcggccacggcacctccacaacTGGGGTAATTGCAGCCAATTGCCACTGGCATCAATGGCAATTTGGAGAAGGTATTAAGAGTAGGATTCGGTATGAAATCTAGGGTATATTTATTCAACATGCAATGGTGATCATTTCTTTAAGCAAGTCTCATCAATGGCAAAGCAGATACAGGACCTTACGAACCTTCACAATCATTATCCTAGAAGtgccgaataaataataaataaaaaagtgcaAGTTTTTAATACACACTTCTGATTTAtaactgaaaatgaatttgttcACAGTTGGGTTGTACTAAAACACACATTACATGAACCAAGCCTCACGCAAGAAGATAATATAGCTGGTCTCAGCTCTTTACATTCTACAGTATTCATATCATTCACTCTTTCACAGCACACACATCCTGTTTTTAATTTCTGAAGAGATGATAAAGATTTGGAATTTCAAGGTTTGACTTTCAGCTTAAAAATAACAATTGCCTacataaacaatgaaataaatagcCTGATTTTGAGGATTGGTTAGAAAACTAGATTTCAGAACGATTGACTGGATCATAGAGCATAATATACCACATCTTACCCATTTATTGCCTGCTTTGCGGTCTAACTTTAGTATGATTGGCTGGACCTGGCCTTTGTGGATCGGAGGTTGAACTCCAGCTGGGAGCTCGCCAGGGAAGACTATCTGATATCCGGGATTCATCTTATGTAAAAACCTACAGTAATGAGAAATAAGAAGCATATTTGTTAACATTCGTGTGTGAGTAGGTAGGAACTATCTAATTAGCTTAGAGAGTCAGcagttttatattttgtaaatgcaaATTCTGTTTTCTACTGTGTTCTAAACATTGAATTCTGTTTTCTTCTGTAACATGCGCAAAACATACGATTAGACAATTTTGAATCATTGCTAACAAGTTGCTCAGCAGACTTTCCACTGATGCAAGGATTTGGTTAATGGATTTCGTGATTTTCACCATATTCTTCATTGCTGAAAAATTTTGGCCTAAAATATTTCAGCCAGGAAAATGTGTTTTCTGTGAAATTCTGTGTTTGTACaaaattcagtgaaattttcATTGGAAACTGGAAACTTTAACTTAAACTGATGTTCAAGGCTAGGGGGATATAAAGAGAGGATTTAACGcttaataattaaaaacataAGCTTACCTTGTGAAAAGCTGATCCCATTTTAGATGAGTGATGCTGCCTTCAGACTTGTTTACAACAGCATCGTGGAGAATAGGGTCGAGTGTAACACGactgaaagatttaaaaaaaaagcaatcagCAATAAGCTCAGTTACAGTAACATTACTGGGGGAGGGGCGACACTGCCTTCATTCTTGTTTATAACAACATCACAAAGGATTGAGTCTGTtctaaattaaataaaaagacctaccccctaaaaaaatgatgcaaagagagataaaaatatttctatttgtCAAACTCTTCAACATTTCCAGCCATGTCTGACTTTATATTCCAGACtaatgataatttatttttacaataattagTTCTTGAAGAAATCTGTAATTACTAGCATTCTGAACAATTCGCTGCGCAGTTtttcatatagttaatcatgaAGTTACCGTACATATCATTGgtaacctggggggggggggtcaaatcaGATTCTTTGTATCCTCATCAGCAAACAAATCATCTGACATGTTTTACCATTTATCAAAACGTGATTCAGGGTTATGAAAATTCACTCCCACTGtttcaaataagaaaaaaatgggggcATTTCATTTAGCACATAAATAATGTAGTTCTTTAATCGTGCATAACCTACTACCAGATTTATGAAACAGCCTGAGCCCTGGTATATATAACCACTGTAATGAAAAGGTCATTACCTATAATCATTTTGGTCTACCAAGCTCTCATTCTTGATGTAGGCTGTTACAGCATTCCTGACATCTTCTTTCGTCATCCAACAACCTCTCCTGTtggtaaaaacaaatatcatacatTGATTAATAGATAAATTAAGAAGTCGCAAGTTCAAGCTTTTCACAAGATGATCTCGGTTGGAAGTCAGTATTAAATTGATCAGCCAAAGAGTAATTTCTGATTGCAACAGACTGCCTACAGAAGTAGTGGAAGCTATATCAGTGGAAAGATTTAAAGATCTGTTGGACAAGTTTTGGTGGAGGAAAGATTTAAAACCTCCATATCTCAATGCAGGTAAACTTTCACAACTTCAAACTGTCTAGCTAATTGTCAATTACCCGAAGCACCGGAGGATCCACAGGAGAAGTCCTTCATTTCCATACCTGATGTGATGTGAATTTGAGTAAACAGGCCTATTGCGTATACCATCATGATTATTAACTTGTGGCTTTGCAGGATTGGTTCATGTTGCTAGGCCAGCTCTCATTTTGAGGGGCATTCACTAGTGACTTTCTTATTGATTGCTTATTAAGGAAcccttaaaaatgtttttttttcatgaactgGATATCAATAAAGTAATTATCATTACATCATCCTCTACACTTACTTGTACCCACTGTGCTGGAGTACTGGTACTTGGTTGGGTAATACAGCATAGAATTGCCTGATCTCTGGGGGTCCTTCAGGTGCCTTCGAGCTTGAGGATTGGTTGGAGGCTGCGTCAGATTGCTCACCAGGATCGCTTGCATCAGGTAAAGGTACAAATGATCGTATTCTGTAGAGGAaacaggggggtgtttcacaaagatttaagtatgacttagagtcgcacttaagtgtctagttgcgcgcagtataaaaggcataacagcattggtcagatcatgccaagctgacgcgcactactgcgtattgatcaataagattgcgcgttgcatatcgtgtacgcgtcgacatttaagtgcgacctaagtcatacttaaatctttgtgaaacacccccctgaacTACCAAggatcaggggcctgtttcataaagagttacaacagATAACTTCCCCACTATGGTAACTAaaatggaaaccttgattgtgattggctgctgagcctgATACCATGGTAACCGCCATAAATGCAAAGTTATTTGCATATTAACTCTTTTCAATATGGTATGGGCCTTAGCTATATGTAAGATTTTAGGCAGGCAAGCATGACTTGGCTTGAGAACGCTAAGAGTTAGGTATAATGAATATGGGGATGAGGGGGTGTTTCATAGGGTTAAATGTAAGTTACACATAACTTCATGTACCACAAGTGACTCACTAAATCAGATTCTCCAACAAGTTGAAATCTTTTGTTTGTAGATAAAATTAGGGTTAATGCTGAATAACTCACTCATCATGGTCTTTGTGGATTGCTGTGATGCTATCAACACCAACGCGCAACTCCCTCACATCTAGCAGACCTTTCTCCTGCATGGCTTGCAGGAACTTGGACAACTTCTTGTAGCTAGATTTCTTCAGATCTAGACTCTTCCCTTCTGGACTAACATAGAGTAATTACAAAAAGAGGGGAGCAAAgtttgagccaatcagatgcaaagattttggtagcttataacaataattTGTTAAGTTCCAAGTCTATATTTATAGTGATAACATCCTGTAGAATTTCTTTAGTCACTGAGTAAATGTCATTGTATATAATTACGTAGAGGtgctgtggctcagtggataagtcttcggactttggaccacaaggtccggggttcaaatcccaccgcagcactaacgccctttggcaaggcgtttatctacatttgccactctcgacccaggtgtagtaaatgggtacccggtaggaaggaattccttgaatgctcgatgcacccgatcagggtagccgtgctaaagccggggtaatagtatgcagcgcttagaaacatttgtatcaagcgctatataaatgttgcatattattattattattattattaaagagtTTACACATGCAATTTGTGCAATTCTATGTGGTTAAGAGAGGATAACGGGTGGCGGAAGGGTAATTCCAAAGGGGCATGAAAGGTGCTTTTCTGTATTAGCAACAAAGAATTGGTGAAAATTTTACAACATATTCCTTAAGCTTCTTTAACTAGCATAACTACACTAATTCCAAGCCACAAGAAATTTATTTACATAACTACAGTCAACAAAATGTTCTGAAAGTGCCTTATGTGTAATGTTAGTTACCATGGacttaattatttattttcagttcCTCATAAGGGATGGATGAACAGAAAGCATTTACTTTTAGACTtctcaattttttcatttttttttaaataaactgaaatgaatgaatgagtgaaagACTTAATAAACAAAAGAATTAATATAATATAAGACTGAGGGAAATGACAAATCAAGTTTGAACTTACCCGCATGTCTGCATATAATTCCTATACAATGAGCTCGTCAGCAATGGCAAGTCTGAAGGCTTCACTTTTTTCTTGAGACTGTGTAATAAACACTGGCGGAGAAGTTCATCCATGGCATCTGTAAATACAAGACCATGGCATTAACATCAGTATTCTGATTgttgaatttatgaaattatctttttttttcttttacattacTATAATGAAGATTGAACAATCTATTTTGAAAGATAAGCCCACTATCTTTGACACAAACTTTAATTGATCTTACTTCCTATACAGTACATCCCAGAATaaacaaaaccgagatttagcgattatttatcataacttaatcataaatataataaacaaatgacctaccaatttaaagcttagaatctcctctttcatctcaTATTACTTCGATTATTtattattcacgcatgagtgagcaaaaacaatttgaagaaaggataccaaaaactcatttggagggggtatctgggtttcaaaaggaaaaccacatttgcgaaaagttcaatatctgctctttaatttggtacctcaattacagaaaatggtcaagaaaaaaaaagttctggccatttaaaataaggcttgtatttccataatttcatgagataaatgtgttttcaccggtttcccacagaagctttcgcatggtgaacaatagatttaatgcatggctgatcgtcaacaaaacggagtgtcgagtgagtttgaaagccagcctgtaaaacctcttcatttttcaaccattttctgtaatttaggtatcaaattaaagaagagatattgaacttttcaaaaatgtggttttctttttgaaacccagatatcCCCCGCCAAATTAGTTTtttatatcctttcttcaaactGTTCAGAgaaaatacaaaacatgaaattcaCACGGCACCATTTCCATTTATGTGCTTAAGGTACTATGAAGAACAAATGGCCAAAAAgtatatgggcaattccaagcAAAAGCAGACATTTTTCCAAAATTTAATATTGGCTCTATTTAAATTCTTGATCAATATTTTCTACTAAAACTCATTGGAAGTTCATAAATACAAAGGAGGATCTTaataagcattaaaaaaaattcttatgcaTCTCTTGATAGGAGAATCCAAaccaagcaaaaaaatatattcatgggaCTGCATGTactttttttacttcatttcaatttaatagAAAATGGGTTGTTTTTTTCAGTTGGATAATCTGAAGGTCATCACTTTACatcatattaaaagaaaattttcaaatatagGTTGCGGGAAAGGTTAAAAAATCTCAACTATGTGGTGCCGAACAAAGTGTAATGCAACTGACTGTAATGCGACTGACCAGATTTTTTCTATCCACAAGAGAATCTCAAAGTTGCTTCACACATtcaaatgtcttatttgacACTTCTATTGTAAGTAATGTTTTACAGGTATTAATATTGGCAAAAGtgttttgatttaaaagaaCTATTAAAAAGTAAGTAAAAAGTCACGTTTTTTACATTTCCTTTTTGTGTAATGAGACTAACAGATTTTTGGGATGTCACAGCATCCACAATATACAACCTACAACCATTGTGTATGTATTGAATTAAAGGAaaaagacagtagttgcagcaaacaattatttcaggaaagAGTCTTTAAAATATAGGTTAATTGCCACAATATCATCAATCTACATCTGGTACATTGAACATAAACTTaaaataaacttatctttgtgaaatcttgaaattttaTCCGAAAAACCAAATATTCTGATGATTACTAACACAGGAAAACATGTGGGACAGTATATTAATATTGCTCAGTAAAATACCTGACATATGATGGAATTCCGtgtattcatacatacaaacacttgggtagtaattttattggaatctgtctgaactcattttgagattgttaccaaaactggtatttatctttaaagcctCAGTTGTCAAGATAAGGGTTTGGGTGAGATGAATGACAATGGGGAAAGGTTTGCAAATTTCTGTGCTGCAAACAAGTTTGTTATTGGAGGGAGCTTTTTCCAACACAAGCGCATACACAAAGCTACTTGGGTTTCACCAGATTTGGCAACTGAGAATCAAATAGACCATATATGTGTAATCAAGAAGTTCCGTAGTTCTTTGCAAGATGTTCGAACAAGGAGGGGAGGAGATGTGGCTTCAGACCATCATCTACTGGTATCACAAGTAAGGTTAAAACTTAGGAGGGACTATGCAGGACAGAATGCAAAACGCCAAAGATACAATACTACTTTGTTAAAGGAGGCAGTGAAACTCAACAAATTCAAGATCAACCTTTCCAATAGATTTGAAGTACTCCAGGATACATTAGAGAAAACAGTTGAAGGGACATGGAAAGGAATCAAAGAGACATACACAAATACGTGTAAGGAAGTATTAGGTCCTGTAAAACACAACCACAAGGAGTGGATCACAAAGGATACTCTGAAGAAAGTGGAGGAAAGGGGGGAAAAGAAAGCAGCAATCAACAATAGCCGCACAAGAGCTCAGAAATCCAAAGCGCAGAGAGAGTATAGGGAGGCTAACAAGTCTGTGTGACAGAGGATAAAACAAGACAAAGTAAGGTTCATTGAAGGTCTTGCAGATGAAGCTGAAACTTCATCTAAAAGAGGAAACTTAAGAGAACTTTATTCATTAATCAGAAAAATGTCAGGGAAATTTACTAAGTCAGAGAGACCAGTTAAAGACAAGGACGGACAACCTATCCTTGACAAAGAGGGTCAGAAGAAAAGATGGGCGGAACATTTTGAGGAACTACTGAATAGGCCAGATCCACATGACCCACCAGACATACAACCAGCTAACCATGATTTGGACATTGACTGTAGTATACCTTCCAAAGGAGAGATTCGAAGGGCCATAAATCAGCTGAAAAATGGAAAATCTGCTGGACCAGATGGCATTCCAGCAGAAGCACTGAAGGCCAACTTGGTAGCCAGTGTGGACATGCTATATCTTTTATTTGAGAGTATTTGGAAGGAGGAAAGCATCCCGTCAGACTGGAAAGAGGGATATCTAGTTAAGCTACCTAAGAAGGGGGACTTAAGTCAGTGTTCAAACTATAGAGGAATAACTTTACTGTCAAGGCCTGGGAAGGTTTTCAACAGAATACAGGATGAAGGACGCTGTTGACCCACACCTGAGAGACGAACAAGCAGGATTTCCATCAGGTAGATCATGTGCTGATCAAATTGCCACTCTGCGCATAATCCTGGAGCAGTCACTGGAATGGAACTCTTCCCTTTatgttaatttcattgattatgaAAAGGCGTTTGATAGCGTTAACCGACCAACACTCTGGAAGCTTATGAGACATTATGGGATACCACACAAAATTACCAATCTTGTAAGGAATTCATACGAGGGATTGTCATGCAGGGTAATTCATGGAGGGCAGCTAACAGATGCATTCAATGTGAAGACAGGAGTAAGACAAGGGTGTCTCCTCTCaccctttctcttctttttggCCATTGACTGGATTATGAAGTCCTCCACCACTCACAAGAGGAATGGAATCCAGTGGACTCTATGGCAGCAACTGGATGATCTTGATTTTGCAGATGACATCGCCTTGCTCTCACACACTCACAAGCAGATGCAAGATAAAACTGACATCATTAGAGATAAGTCAGGTCACCTTGGACTAAATGTTAACCAAACAAAGAGCAAGATTTTAAGAATCAATTCCTCAAATCAATCTGCCATCAGGTTGGAAGATAAATCACTGGAAGAGGTTGAAAGGTGGGACAGATGCAGATGTAAGAATAAGGATAAGGAAAGCAAGGGGAGCATTCCATCAGCTAAATAACATATGGCGATCTACAAAACTACCAAGGAACATTAAAATACGCATCTTCAACACAGTTGTCAAGCCGGTCCTCCTATATGGTGCAGAAACATGGAGAACTACTGTTGCCATTATTAGGAAAATACAGACCTTCATCAATACTTGTCTTAGGCGTATCCTCAGAATTTTCTGGCCTGAGGTAATTAGTAATCAAGACTTGTGGGAGATTGCTCACCAGCAACCCATTGAGGCAGAGCTCTTGCAGAGAGGATGGCGGTGGATTGGCCACACCCTACGGAAACCAATGCCTAATATAACTAGATAGGCATTGACTTGGAATCctcaaggaaaaaggaaaaggggaagGCATCGTAACTCATGGCGCACAGACATGGAGGCAGATGCTAAAAGGATGGGCCTCATGGGAAAGGATGGGATGGGAAAGAACTGGAGACGCTGGCTCATGACCGCTCTGCCTGGAGGAACTTGGTTGACGGCCTATGTCCCAGGAGGGGCGATAGGCATAAGTAAAGTAAGTAAGTGTCAAGATAAATTGATAGTATAACTGTGACAGAAAGACTGACCCCTAAAAAAACTGACAGTACcaagtattaaaaaaagacaCGCAAAAGTGTAATGCAACTGACAACTATAAAATACTGTCATTTGAGCACATGATAAAACAAAAGGCACATCCAAAGTTTTGCCACCACCACTAACCTACGGGTGAAACTTCTTCCGCTGCATCTTCTTCCACTACCTCCTCTCCTCCGACTGCTCCTCCACCCAGCGATAGACCAGCAACTTCTTCCTCGATACCACCCTCTTCATCTCCTTGGCATACATCTCCATCAGCTGCACTCTGGCCATCTAGGCCTTCAGTCCTGTCTGTCTTGTTATCACTTCCTGCAGAGTTCTCAACATTGGTGGCGCTATCACTGTGCGATGGCGAGTCTTGAGGGATCGGGTCGATCTGTGGTGGTTTTAGTTTGCCACCAGTTGCCCTGTAATTGTAGGAAAGATAAAGGAACAAGGTAGAAGAATCTATATATTAGGCCTAGTAATATATCATCTTCATTCGCAaaagaatatttatttaatataaATGATTCATCTTTCAAAATTATCTAGAGATCTATAGTAGAATATATTATTAAGTTATCTGTCTTTGCtacaataaaacattaatttttatacaaaaatatgtttataattATGGCAAACTAGAAAAGGATTTTCACTTAAAACCAAAAAATGCTGATCAAATTAGttgagcaaaattattccctggttaaatattcaaacaatagacacacacaaattacaaatatgtaggcctatagaaaaatatgacagaaaaaaataagtcaACAGTGCCAtacatttaaattatttcagCGATGTAAGATGAAATTTATCCTTACACTGGGAATTGCAATTATTTCCACAAGATATCAAGAGATTgaaacatttcaatttcaactaTGGAAATAGATAACAAGTAGATGAGAGATTGAAGAGAAACATGCAATCGAGGAAGGACAGAGAAGAGGGGAGGAGAGAAGAGGAAGGAATAGAAAATAGCTGGGGAAGAAATATAACATAAtaccagtagtagtagtattaccaCAGGTGATCACCAAAACAGTGCAGTGTTAACACTCCCTTTCCTTTCATGGCACAACCCAACATATCTGATGATGACATGGAGGCAGTTCCTATAGCAATAGGAGCAAGGTTACCAACAACGTTCACACTACATACTTGTGATTTCTCCAGAAGGGGAAGTCCCGTCTCTGACACGACTACCCCTGGTAGCATGAGATCTGAAGAAAGGTATCATAAGAAATAATGATCAATGTAAATTCACAGGGTCATCATGATTTATAAtcaatcatcatttatcatatttggtcattttcaaacaaaagtggacatgggggtgaaaatttaaacttgctagaaatcattaggcttcaatgttttttgaaactagacatcttaaagtatatttttccatttcatttacataaaattattaattatgtcttgagatacagtgaattttatgcaagggaaattaaatgttacaaaatgttgatttttgcattaaaattcacatattgcctatcacaatataaaatttgtattagaagcacatttgttggcaagatacaagctgtgaattgtatctaactcctaaatagcccaaaaaaaattgtgaagtgtttttctgaaaaaaattgggtttcaaagttttcaaaactggttgtcgtgtcactcacgttttaaatgcaaaaagttttctagagctgtgtattcttaaaattaatttatcccagtactggagcaaatacagtttatctgtaccttattgtatataaagtaacttggtccaatgtgttaaggtaaagctaaaattaactgttaaagttgtgtcgtgtcactcacgaaatgtcgtgtcactcacggtattatattgtgtataaaaaaggacatccagtaatttttgaagcgttttaccagggatTCAGTCAgaatgttgttcctgacatcatttaggcctattttaggctaataatttcctccatcttcctaattttactcctttttatggaaatattgaatttgacattgagttcatctattttctctcctctccgtggttgccttggtttaaaaaatcctgacaattttccattggtgtgaagactcagatcctaattcatattttggtgaatgtactgtgattatgaatataacaacataatcaacacaaaattatgaatgtatcaagagaaaaaaatcactatactttagcaatggacatacaatgcataaagggttggtgatggttcaagtcatacctaggtattactcgaacattctctgtctccatttacagaaatgagcagaaagttcacctttcttttgagcaatgttatttctttgttatactcatagctagaaaagtcagggatccttttttaaaatttgcagaaattttagtggtaaagtagtgtacatgagatataagagatcaccatgaacaccaaacattttttcaaatttggaaaagaaaaaaaatttcttttccttctgattgattaaatcaacattttcatttgccataaagcttgtattccaggacatgaaataaacaaatttgcaagataacaaacatttcaggtgagaatgtactgagatttgatagaacattttggatattgcttgaagcagctccatgccaagttcaaaatcattatttgttcggccaccattcataccgctagtgattaactacatgtagggtctgaacagcaaactaccgtaagcgggccgatgtgtgttcagagcagatttgcatttacaaatattcattacaacaaaatgatgcatgttcatgtaggtcccagCAAGTCCCAACTGAgaccgcattttgatttgagcaactttgatgggttgccatgtaccagtagatcaatttttttttttttgggggggggtaccctgataagatcagagctggacctcgaggggaaaaagctattgaggtataaagggagcctggttgggatgctgaattggattttagtgtgacatccaagggcttagaaaaggaaaggctaatgacttgtacatgtagttgtaatagtagcagactgcaagaatcaggtactgactgcgtctttcaccttgtggctttccctggattcccgtatggtatatgatcaaataatcaGCAATGAAAAGGCACTTACAAGATTCCAGCTAAaagcatagctctgaattttggtacagtgcctacatgtattgccttgggagggtccacatacaagcagtgttcaggagaaaacctatgcttgttgagttgaattcccaagtttctcaaggatttgctgatagtccatctgaagtgtgcagcaacgtgattgtggtttggtaccaaaaaagacattgaaggaggataatattgtaatccaatatttcaagaaagaggagtcatacatgacatcattggctaccagaccatgccagatgatgtgagtgactattgagaatacctttcttacaaggaaaaattattccatccgttgtggatgctgaattgtataaacccgtaaactttcatatacagatagggagaaagagttaaagttttgaatgatatcaggccacaaaaagaatgtttgagttgatgtcaatgccaagacctcataacctccttcaagtgccccctctcctctaaagagg
Protein-coding sequences here:
- the LOC121424032 gene encoding eukaryotic translation initiation factor 2D-like; translated protein: MFKKPFHVKSNAAMKGSDKRKMKSSVLLQFGEITSDQVDSIFPNKAQTTSMKIQTHTGEHMVVYCVDGVPAFFENEKVLYPTVYTLWKCPSLLPCLTTFPAVIEKLIGGADLMLPGVVVSETGLPLLEKSQVCSVNVVGNLAPIAIGTASMSSSDMLGCAMKGKGVLTLHCFGDHLWATGGKLKPPQIDPIPQDSPSHSDSATNVENSAGSDNKTDRTEGLDGQSAADGDVCQGDEEGGIEEEVAGLSLGGGAVGGEEVVEEDAAEEVSPVDAMDELLRQCLLHSLKKKVKPSDLPLLTSSLYRNYMQTCGPEGKSLDLKKSSYKKLSKFLQAMQEKGLLDVRELRVGVDSITAIHKDHDEIRSFVPLPDASDPGEQSDAASNQSSSSKAPEGPPEIRQFYAVLPNQVPVLQHSGYKRGCWMTKEDVRNAVTAYIKNESLVDQNDYSRVTLDPILHDAVVNKSEGSITHLKWDQLFTRFLHKMNPGYQIVFPGELPAGVQPPIHKGQVQPIILKLDRKAGNKWITVIQNLEQFSLDPKEFAHRLQIAVAASTTVTECSNAKLGLQVTVQGNQIKFLDKFLTGHYQIPRRYIDGLQQTAKSKGKGKR